In Drosophila santomea strain STO CAGO 1482 chromosome 3L, Prin_Dsan_1.1, whole genome shotgun sequence, a single window of DNA contains:
- the LOC120449240 gene encoding uncharacterized protein LOC120449240 yields the protein MWSNRCSVFILALLVASSAVKVSGRLPRILPESYAEGDEGVPVRGDCEFKVNGDLKDPAPLFSRHNSYEIIVPDPTDTVRLVNGELLDMFCPGVGFAAPFVNRSHVTATCLQNKYFLVDDLIYPFANFSCTAWPIFTALRTGKDCNGGTDLVQVGFEVEDGGFLQSFELCHDAEAEATRYVHHVLYPSSYDYQHGVARPNFIELDFYGGRDVNTKYTQVQQNITISNILGLDASPYFNFSDNRILARGHMIAKTDQIFGAAQLSTFLFINVAPQWQTFNGGNWERVETSVRKFVADRNLTTDCYTGTWGVSTLPDVDGIERELYLDFDVNNNGLIPVPKIYYRVVIDRVTREGIVLIGINNPYLTLEQIQKDYILCNDIGHQLSWLTWYKEDLHEGYSYACTVEDFTEVVKDLPLEDLHTNGVLGLDDVTTVEPSTSTTTEEPSSTTTTEVPSTTDPVTTPSSTTVPSTTEEPSSSTASSTTESSTSTVTPTTEPNSSTTLEPTSTTSSSTTSEPTSSTEESTSTSSTSTTTSSPPVTTANPIANPCRFSTNGDLKDPAPLLTPQGALSWLLPDESGFYTVEEGSSIDLHCTGALVSPFNRYTALTARCVGDQLYEAEGQRISIRGFVCQSWPTYAAVRTGESCEGGTDLVQIGFDVAAGFLGHVELCYDQQEQISRYARYELTPANVAYQEGVAQPGYLRGDFYTGEDVNVLYGQSYQLDAFTTALGLDASQYFDSTKDLYLTRGQLAARLDFVHSSAQRATHFYINAVPQWRSINIGNWLAVESSLRQFVADEALNVSVHAGSYDVSTLPNSQGVQTPLYLNAETKQLPVAKILYRIVIDQESGKGVALVVVNNPHITLAETLEDYVICEDVGAQLDWLDWDKANLQKGYSYACSVEDFIQVVKDLPTDQLQTTGILGLNSQVLENEVCSFKVNGDLKDPAPVFVVRNELGHARYLEPDHEGIVQLKHGEALESHCIKSFSGLFSGYTFVNSTCWQQQSFLTMGSLYQLQDFVCTSWPTYTARRSGRPCNGGTDLLEVGFQLSSSSSDDFLQTYDVCHDELGEVTRYVHHVLYPGSDQYQRSVSRPSFITADFYGGKDVNTLYTQVRQNITVSEILGMDASPYFNISGNVYLARGHLSAKTDFVFGAAQQASFFFVNVAPQWQTFNGGNWERIEDSVRKFVADENITVDCYTGTWGVSTLPDVNGVERELYLDFDENNNGLIPVPKLYFRVIIDRESRGGIVLLGVNNPHASIEQIEKEYIICQDIGVQLSWVSWTKEDLKKGYSYACTVEDFTAVVKDLPLEDLHVEGVLGV from the coding sequence ATGTGGAGCAATCGCTGCTCGGTTTTTATCCTGGCGCTGCTGGTCGCCAGCAGTGCGGTGAAAGTGTCCGGAAGATTGCCTCGTATCCTGCCGGAATCCTACGCCGAGGGCGATGAAGGTGTCCCAGTGCGCGGAGATTGTGAATTTAAGGTGAACGGCGATCTGAAAGATCCCGCTCCTCTCTTTTCGCGACACAATTCCTACGAAATTATAGTGCCAGATCCCACGGATACAGTGCGTCTTGTGAATGGTGAACTTTTGGACATGTTCTGCCCGGGAGTAGGATTTGCCGCTCCATTCGTAAATCGATCACATGTGACGGCCACGTGTCTGCAGAATAAGTACTTCCTGGTCGATGATCTTATCTATCCGTTTGCCAACTTTTCCTGTACCGCCTGGCCCATATTCACTGCCCTTCGCACGGGTAAGGATTGCAATGGAGGCACGGATCTCGTCCAGGTGGGCTTCGAGGTGGAGGATGGCGGCTTCCTGCAGAGCTTCGAACTGTGCCACGATGCCGAGGCGGAAGCCACGCGATACGTTCACCATGTGCTCTATCCATCGAGCTACGATTATCAGCATGGAGTGGCGCGACCCAACTTTATCGAACTCGATTTCTATGGCGGAAGGGATGTGAATACCAAGTACACTCAAGTACAGCAGAACATCACTATCAGTAACATACTCGGTCTGGATGCGTCACCCTACTTCAACTTTAGTGACAATCGTATCCTGGCTCGGGGACATATGATCGCCAAAACGGATCAGATCTTTGGAGCGGCTCAGCTCTCGACTTTCCTGTTCATCAATGTGGCGCCTCAATGGCAGACCTTCAACGGAGGCAACTGGGAGAGGGTGGAGACTAGTGTTCGGAAATTTGTGGCCGATCGCAATCTCACCACCGATTGCTATACGGGCACATGGGGAGTTTCCACCCTTCCCGATGTGGACGGCATTGAGAGGGAGCTTTATCTGGACTTTGATGTGAACAACAATGGTTTGATCCCAGTGCCCAAGATCTATTACCGTGTGGTTATCGATCGGGTGACTCGCGAAGGCATTGTGCTAATTGGCATTAATAATCCCTATCTAACGCTGGAGCAAATCCAAAAGGACTACATTCTGTGCAACGATATTGGCCATCAGCTAAGCTGGCTAACTTGGTACAAGGAAGATCTGCACGAGGGTTATTCTTATGCTTGTACGGTGGAGGATTTCACCGAAGTGGTCAAGGACTTGCCGCTGGAGGACCTGCACACAAATGGAGTCCTTGGATTGGATGACGTGACCACTGTTGAGCCTTCGACATCCACAACTACTGAAGAGCCGAGCTCAACTACGACCACCGAAGTCCCATCAACCACTGATCCTGTAACCACACCCAGTTCCACTACCGTTCCTTCTACCACTGAAGAGCCAAGCTCATCTACTGCTTCATCCACCACTGAATCATCTACCTCCACAGTTACACCCACAACAGAACCAAACTCGTCCACCACTCTGGAACCCACGTCAACTACATCATCCTCCACCACTTCTGAACCAACTTCATCAACCGAAGAATCTACTTCGACATCCTCAACGTCTACCACAACTTCAAGTCCTCCAGTGACTACTGCCAATCCCATTGCCAATCCCTGTCGGTTTAGTACCAATGGTGATCTCAAGGATCCTGCTCCACTACTAACACCACAAGGAGCTCTCAGCTGGCTGCTGCCCGATGAAAGTGGTTTTTACACCGTGGAAGAAGGATCTTCCATTGATCTGCACTGCACTGGAGCTCTGGTATCACCATTTAATAGGTATACAGCTCTGACCGCTCGTTGTGTTGGTGATCAGTTGTACGAGGCCGAAGGACAGCGGATCAGTATCCGAGGATTCGTCTGCCAGAGTTGGCCCACCTATGCGGCAGTGCGAACGGGAGAATCTTGCGAAGGTGGTACGGATCTGGTGCAGATCGGTTTCGATGTGGCTGCCGGTTTTCTTGGCCATGTTGAGCTTTGCTACGATCAGCAGGAGCAGATCTCCAGATACGCTCGATACGAACTGACTCCGGCCAATGTGGCTTACCAAGAGGGAGTGGCTCAACCGGGTTATCTCCGAGGTGATTTCTACACCGGCGAAGATGTCAATGTTCTGTATGGTCAGTCGTACCAGCTGGATGCATTTACTACGGCCCTGGGTTTGGATGCCAGTCAGTACTTCGACAGCACTAAGGATCTGTATTTGACCAGAGGACAGCTGGCAGCTCGTCTTGATTTCGTGCATAGTTCCGCGCAGAGAGCCACGCACTTCTATATCAACGCAGTTCCTCAATGGAGAAGCATCAATATTGGCAATTGGCTTGCCGTGGAATCCAGTTTGAGGCAATTTGTAGCGGATGAGGCACTAAATGTGAGTGTACATGCCGGCAGCTATGATGTCTCAACTCTGCCCAATTCACAAGGTGTTCAGACACCTCTTTACCTGAATGCCGAGACCAAACAACTGCCGGTAGCTAAGATCCTCTATCGCATAGTTATCGATCAGGAAAGTGGCAAGGGAGTTGCTTTAGTTGTGGTTAACAATCCACATATAACTTTGGCGGAAACCCTGGAGGATTATGTGATCTGTGAGGATGTGGGAGCACAGCTGGATTGGTTGGACTGGGACAAGGCAAATCTGCAGAAGGGCTACTCATATGCGTGCTCTGTAGAAGATTTCATCCAAGTGGTGAAGGATTTGCCCACAGACCAACTGCAAACAACAGGAATTCTTGGCTTGAATAGTCAAGTATTGGAAAACGAAGTGTGCAGCTTTAAAGTGAACGGCGATCTTAAGGATCCGGCTCCTGTATTTGTAGTCAGGAACGAATTGGGTCATGCGAGATATTTGGAACCAGATCATGAGGGAATAGTTCAGTTAAAACATGGAGAGGCCCTAGAGTCTCACTGCATCAAGTCCTTCAGTGGACTCTTCTCTGGTTACACCTTCGTGAATTCAACATGTTGGCAACAGCAGAGCTTCCTGACAATGGGCAGTTTGTATCAGCTGCAGGACTTTGTCTGCACATCCTGGCCAACATACACGGCTCGTCGCTCTGGTCGTCCTTGCAATGGTGGTACTGATCTGCTTGAAGTGGGATTCCAgctctcctcctcctcgagTGATGACTTCCTGCAGACCTATGACGTGTGTCACGATGAACTGGGCGAGGTCACCCGCTATGTGCATCATGTTTTGTACCCCGGGAGTGACCAATACCAGCGATCTGTATCCAGACCGAGCTTTATAACTGCCGACTTTTACGGCGGCAAGGATGTGAACACTTTGTACACCCAAGTTCGGCAGAATATCACGGTCTCCGAGATTCTGGGCATGGATGCCTCACCCTACTTCAACATCAGTGGTAATGTCTACCTGGCTCGGGGTCACCTTTCTGCCAAGACCGACTTTGTCTTTGGGGCCGCTCAACAGGCGAGCTTCTTCTTTGTGAACGTGGCACCTCAGTGGCAGACCTTCAATGGCGGCAACTGGGAACGAATTGAGGATAGTGTGAGGAAGTTTGTGGCCGATGAGAATATCACAGTGGATTGCTATACGGGCACCTGGGGTGTGTCCACCCTGCCGGATGTCAATGGCGTTGAAAGGGAGCTCTATTTGGACTTTGATGAGAATAACAATGGCTTGATTCCAGTGCCCAAGTTGTACTTCCGCGTGATTATCGATCGCGAGAGCAGAGGGGGCATTGTGCTACTGGGAGTAAACAATCCACATGCCAGCATAGAGCAAATCGAAAAGGAGTACATTATCTGTCAGGATATTGGCGTTCAACTGAGTTGGGTCAGTTGGACCAAAGAGGACCTAAAGAAGGGCTATTCATATGCCTGTACTGTGGAGGACTTTACTGCGGTGGTGAAAGACCTACCTTTAGAGGATCTGCACGTCGAAGGAGTCCTTGGTGTCTAA